One Salinimonas marina DNA segment encodes these proteins:
- the fliG gene encoding flagellar motor switch protein FliG produces MAEEIANTEEPSYDVGKLEGVEKAAILLLSLSEEDAAQILKHLEPKQVQKLGAEMAKVDDMTQAKITSVHKHFIDEIQNYSTIGFQSQDFVKRALTAALGEDKAANLIDQILLGNGAKGLDSLKWMDSKQVASIIRNEHPQIQTIVLSYLEPEQSAEILAQFPEKVRLDLLMRIANLEEVQPAALQELNEIMEKQFAGQAGTQAAKMGGLKSAADIMNYLDTSIEGQLMDAIREQDEEMSQQIQDLMFVFDNLVDVDDKGIQAILREVQQDALLKAIKGADEELKVKITRNMSKRAAEMLTDDLEAMGPVRLSEVETAQKEILSVARRLADSGEIMLGGGGGEEFL; encoded by the coding sequence ATGGCTGAAGAAATAGCGAACACCGAGGAACCGTCTTACGATGTCGGCAAACTCGAAGGGGTTGAAAAGGCTGCCATCTTGCTGCTGAGCCTGTCAGAAGAAGATGCCGCGCAGATCCTGAAACATTTAGAGCCCAAACAAGTGCAGAAGCTGGGCGCTGAGATGGCAAAAGTTGATGATATGACTCAGGCCAAGATCACCTCAGTGCACAAGCATTTTATTGATGAGATACAAAACTACAGCACCATCGGGTTCCAGAGTCAGGACTTTGTGAAACGCGCCCTGACCGCCGCTCTGGGTGAAGACAAAGCCGCCAATTTGATTGATCAAATTCTGCTGGGTAACGGCGCCAAAGGTTTGGACTCGTTGAAATGGATGGATTCAAAGCAGGTGGCTTCCATTATTCGTAATGAACACCCGCAGATTCAAACCATTGTGTTGTCTTATCTTGAGCCTGAGCAAAGCGCCGAGATTCTGGCGCAATTCCCGGAAAAAGTCCGGTTAGATCTGTTAATGCGTATTGCCAACCTGGAAGAAGTGCAACCCGCAGCGTTGCAGGAGCTGAATGAAATTATGGAAAAACAATTTGCCGGTCAGGCCGGAACGCAGGCGGCCAAAATGGGCGGCCTGAAGTCTGCAGCCGATATTATGAATTACCTGGATACTTCTATAGAAGGTCAGCTGATGGATGCCATCCGCGAACAGGATGAAGAAATGAGCCAGCAAATCCAGGATCTGATGTTTGTGTTCGACAATCTGGTGGACGTGGACGACAAAGGGATCCAGGCAATTCTTCGTGAAGTGCAGCAGGATGCCTTGTTAAAAGCCATCAAGGGCGCCGATGAAGAGCTGAAAGTCAAAATCACCCGGAATATGTCGAAACGGGCCGCCGAGATGCTAACCGATGACCTGGAAGCCATGGGACCAGTGCGCTTGTCGGAAGTAGAAACCGCGCAAAAAGAAATCTTGTCGGTAGCCCGACGCTTAGCTGATTCCGGCGAAATAATGCTGGGCGGCGGCGGTGGCGAAGAATTCCTGTAA
- the fliI gene encoding flagellar protein export ATPase FliI, translated as MSDDFTRYFSQLTQQVPQPPVVAAGKLVRGIGLTLEAVGCQLPVGSQCMVQTIEGEIEAEVVGFGDDITYLMPTEAVRGIVPGSRVMPLNRQSGLPVGPGLLGRVLDGNGQPLDGLGAIVAEHRAPTTKAPMNPLIRMPIKQPMDVGVRAINALNTVGVGQRMGLFAGSGVGKSVLLGMMTRGSEADVVVVGLVGERGREVKEFIHDILTEEERARAVIVAAPADTSPLMRLKACETAVTVAEYFRDQGKNVLLLVDSLTRYAMAQREIALAVGEPPATKGYPPSVFARLPALVERAGNGAQGQGSITAFYTVLTEGDDLQDPIADAARAILDGHVVLSRKLADAGHYPAIDIEASISRVMPMVVSEEHLLQARRVRQVYSTYKQNQDLIAIGAYARGSDPRIDLAIRAEPAINAFLQQGLNQVLSFAECHEAMQALASGLGNG; from the coding sequence GTGAGTGATGATTTCACCCGTTACTTTAGCCAGCTGACCCAGCAGGTCCCGCAGCCGCCGGTGGTGGCCGCGGGTAAGCTGGTACGCGGGATCGGACTGACCCTGGAGGCGGTAGGTTGTCAGTTGCCGGTAGGCAGCCAGTGCATGGTGCAGACCATTGAGGGTGAAATTGAGGCTGAGGTGGTCGGTTTTGGCGATGATATTACCTATCTGATGCCCACCGAAGCCGTACGCGGCATAGTTCCGGGCTCCCGGGTAATGCCGCTGAACCGCCAGAGCGGGTTACCGGTTGGTCCAGGTCTGTTAGGGCGGGTTCTTGATGGCAATGGCCAGCCTTTAGACGGCTTAGGCGCCATTGTCGCCGAACACCGCGCACCCACCACCAAGGCGCCGATGAACCCGCTTATTCGCATGCCGATTAAACAACCTATGGATGTGGGCGTACGGGCAATCAATGCCTTGAACACCGTGGGCGTGGGGCAGCGTATGGGGCTATTTGCCGGCAGCGGCGTGGGAAAAAGTGTGTTGCTGGGAATGATGACCCGGGGCAGCGAAGCCGATGTGGTGGTGGTGGGGCTGGTAGGCGAACGTGGCCGCGAAGTAAAAGAATTTATTCACGATATTCTGACCGAAGAAGAGCGTGCCCGGGCCGTAATTGTTGCGGCGCCGGCAGATACCTCACCCCTGATGCGGCTGAAAGCCTGCGAAACGGCGGTGACAGTGGCAGAATATTTTCGTGATCAGGGCAAAAATGTGTTGCTGCTGGTGGACTCGCTCACACGCTACGCCATGGCCCAGCGCGAAATTGCGCTGGCGGTAGGCGAACCTCCGGCCACCAAAGGCTACCCGCCATCGGTGTTTGCCCGCTTGCCGGCCCTGGTGGAGCGGGCCGGTAACGGCGCTCAGGGGCAGGGCTCCATTACCGCGTTTTATACCGTGCTGACCGAAGGCGATGATTTACAGGATCCGATTGCCGATGCCGCCCGGGCCATTCTGGATGGTCATGTGGTGTTGTCTCGTAAACTGGCCGACGCCGGTCATTATCCGGCTATCGATATTGAAGCCTCCATTAGTCGCGTGATGCCGATGGTGGTCTCAGAAGAGCATTTGTTGCAGGCCCGCCGGGTGCGCCAGGTCTACTCCACCTATAAACAAAATCAGGATTTGATTGCCATTGGTGCTTACGCCCGCGGCTCAGATCCACGTATCGACCTGGCCATTCGTGCCGAACCGGCAATTAATGCGTTCTTGCAGCAGGGCCTGAATCAGGTGTTGTCGTTTGCAGAGTGTCATGAGGCTATGCAGGCGCTCGCCTCGGGGCTGGGCAATGGATAA
- the fliH gene encoding flagellar assembly protein FliH, giving the protein MSDDQNEKAHDARLWDLPFVDDPGHQQADTSTNALNRRSDWVYEPPEEEEEVKPPTLEEIEAIREAAREEGYNEGRQAGFDEGQAAGFEQGKSEGLAAGHEEGHAEGLAQGQQLIDEQQALWQSLAETLHAPLEQVNAQARQELARLAVTLARAVIRTEVTTNDAVIMQALTEGIKALPLTENHYQIHMHPDDIALLREQLGNEAIREKNWQLFEAPAMSRGGCDVVTSQNAVDVSIERRCRETLDKFLLQQGLSGE; this is encoded by the coding sequence ATGTCTGATGATCAGAACGAAAAGGCGCACGACGCCCGGCTGTGGGATCTGCCTTTTGTGGATGATCCCGGGCACCAACAGGCCGACACCAGTACCAACGCCCTCAACCGGCGTAGCGACTGGGTATACGAGCCGCCTGAAGAAGAAGAGGAAGTTAAACCACCCACCCTTGAAGAAATTGAAGCCATTCGCGAGGCCGCGCGTGAAGAAGGCTATAACGAAGGTCGCCAGGCCGGGTTTGATGAGGGCCAGGCTGCAGGCTTCGAGCAGGGCAAAAGTGAAGGACTGGCCGCCGGTCACGAAGAAGGCCATGCTGAAGGCCTGGCACAGGGCCAGCAGCTTATCGACGAGCAGCAGGCACTATGGCAAAGCCTGGCGGAAACCCTGCACGCGCCGTTAGAGCAGGTCAATGCGCAGGCCCGGCAGGAACTGGCCAGGCTCGCCGTAACGCTGGCCAGGGCGGTTATCCGCACCGAAGTGACCACCAATGACGCGGTCATTATGCAAGCGCTTACCGAAGGCATAAAAGCATTGCCCCTTACCGAAAATCACTACCAGATTCATATGCATCCTGACGATATCGCCTTGCTTCGTGAGCAGTTGGGGAATGAGGCTATTCGTGAAAAAAACTGGCAGCTGTTTGAAGCGCCAGCGATGTCGCGAGGTGGCTGTGATGTGGTCACCAGTCAAAACGCGGTGGATGTCTCTATCGAGCGGCGCTGCCGTGAAACCCTTGACAAATTTTTACTGCAGCAGGGGTTAAGTGGTGAGTGA